In Pelodictyon luteolum DSM 273, the genomic stretch GATCCCGGCTGGCTGAGGGCCAACCACATATCGGTCATCGACCGCAACGGCAGGACGGTGGATCCTATATCGGTGGACTGGTCCGCCCGTTCGGCTGCCACCTTTCCCTACCGGCTGCAGCAGGCCGCCGGGGATGATGGCGCGCTTGGCAGACTCAAGTTCCTGCTTCCGAACCCGTATCTCGTCTACCTGCACGATACTCCGAAAAGAGAGCTTTTCCTGCAAAGTGCAAGGACATTCAGCTCCGGCTGCATCAGGGTGGAAAACCCGCGCCGCCTGGCCCAACTGGTGCTTGCCGACAGCGTGCGGTGGAGTCCGGAGCAAATCGACGCACAGATTGATACCGGCAGAACCCGGACCATAAGCCTCCCGAAACCCGTTCCCGTCCTCATCCTTTACCTTGCCGCGATGGCCGAGGGTGAGCGGGTGCTGTTCCGCAACGACGTATACCGGCGGGACACCGCCGTTCTCCAGGCCCTTCAGGCACCTCTTCCCCACTATAAAACGGAAAGCTGCGGCTTTTGATGCCATGTCATTTACTGTCGAAATCACCGTGCAGCGCGAGTTCCGCACTGCATCGAGCCCGGAAGATGTTTTCCGGCTGCTTGCCGATGTGCCCCGGTCGGCATCCTATTTCCCGCAGGTCCTTCAGCTGGTTGATCTCGGCGACAACGCATACCGGTGGGAGATGGAGAAAATCGGTGTCGGCGACTACACCCTCCAGCAGACCATTTACGCATCCCGGTACACTTCCGACCCGGCGACCCTCAGCGTCTCCTGGACTCCGGTGGAGGGTGTCGGCAACGCTCTTGTGGAAGGGCACTGGACCCTTGCCTCGACAGGCGGCGGTACGGCTGTCGCACTCTACTCCAAAGGGCTCCTCACGGTCGAATTGCCGGGCTTTCTCCAGTTTCTTCTCTCTCCGCTCGTAACGATGGAGTTCGAGGGCCTCATCGACCGCTACATCCGGAACCTGTCGGCAGCCCTCGGCCCTGAATGAAAAGACCGGAGACGGGCTCCGGTCTTTTCAATGATGTTCAGCCGATCGGCCGCTTTGCCTATGATCTAGTAGCTGAGGTTGGGGGCGAGCCACTTCTCGGCATCCTGCAGGCTGAAGCCTTTGCGTCCAGCATAGTCCTCCACCTGGTCCTTCTGGACTTTGCCGAGTACGAAGTAGCGGGCTTCGGGGTTGGCGAAATAGAAGCCGCTTACGGAGGCGGCAGGGTCCATTGCATAGGTTTCGGTGAGGGTGATGCCGGTGTTGGCTTCGGCGTTGAGCAGGGTGAAAAGCCCTGCTTTTTCCGTATGGTCGGGGCATGCGGGGTAGCCGGGTGCGGGGCGGATGCCCTGGTAGTCTTCACCGATGAGCGCTTCCGAGCCGAGGATTTCGGCGGGGGCGTAGCCCCAGAGTTCGCGGCGCACTTTTTCATGCAGCATCTCGGCGAAGGCTTCTGCAAGCCGGTCGGCGAGCGCCTGCAGGAGGATTGCGCTGTAGTCGTCGTGCATACCCCGGTATCGTTCGAGGATGGGTTTGATGCCGAGACCGGTGGTTACGGCAAATCCTCCGATGTGGTCTTTAAGGCCGCTCTCTTTAGGTGCCAGAAAGTCGGCCAGGGCAAGGTTCGGTTCTCCTGCGGGTTTTTCCTGCTGCTGGCGCAGGGTATGGATGGTCGCCAGGACTGCCGTATGCGTTTCATCGGTGTAGACTTCGATGTCGTCTCCCGCACTTGCGGCCGGGAAGAGGCCTGCAACGCCACGGATGCCGAGCAGCTTTTCTTTCTCGATGAGGTCAAGCATGGCGTTGGCGTCCCCGAGGAGCTTTGTGGCTTCAGCCCCGACCTTGGGGTCGGAGAGGATTTCAGGATAACGGCCGTGCAACTCCCAGGTCTGGAAGAACGGAGTCCAGTCGATGTAGGGGCGGAGCGCTCCGGCAGTGACGTTGTCAAGCACCGTTGTTCCGGGCTTTTTCGGCAGAGGGGGGAGCGTTGCGTTCCAGTCCGGACGGAGGCGGTTCCTGCGGGCCTCTTCAACGCTGACGAAGCGCTTGGCCGCGCTTCTTTCGGCATGGCCGAGGCGCATTGCTTCCTGTTCATCCTTCAGTTTGGCCACATATCCCTCTTTCAGCTGCGGGTTGAGCAGGCTGCCGGCGACGGGTACGCTGCGTGAGGCGTCGAGCACCTGGACGACGGGTCCGGAGTAGACCGGAGCGATTTTTACCGCGGTGTGGATTTTCGAGGTGGTGGCTCCGCCGAGGATGAGCGGGATCTTCATGCCGAGCCGCTCCATTTCTTTGGCGACATGCACCATTTCGTCAAGCGACGGGGTGATGAGTCCGCTGAGGCCTATGATGTCGGCTTTTTCGCGCACGGCTGCCTCGAGGATCTTTTCACAGGGCATCATCACCCCGATGTCGATTACCTCGTAGTTGTTGCAGGAGAGAACGACGGAGACGATGTTCTTGCCGATGTCGTGCACGTCGCCCTTGACGGTGGCGAGCAGGATCTTCGCTGCGGCTTTGGTGTCTTTGTTGCGGGCCTTCTCCTCTTCGATGAAGGGGATGAGCCAGGCGACCGAGCGTTTCATGACGCGGGCGCTCTTGACCACCTGCGGAAGAAACATCTTGCCTTCGGCGAAGAGGTCGCCGATGGCGTTCATGCCGTCCATGAGCGGGCCTTCGATAACCTGCAGCGGGCTGGGGTAAAGTTTGCGGGCCTCTTCTGTGTCCTCGTCGATATACTCGACGATGCCTTTGATGAGGGCGTGACGGAGACGTTCGACGACTGGCAGCGAGCGCCACTCTGCGGCTTTTGCCTCTGTTTTTTCTCCACCGTCCCGAATGGTTTCTGCAAAGCTGACGAGACGTTCGGTGGCATCACTGCGCCGGTTGAGGAGCACGTCTTCGACGCGGACCAACAGTTCGGGGTCGATGTCTTCGTAGATGGCGAGCTGGCCGGCATTGACGATGCCCATGTCAAGCCCGGCCTGAATGGCATGGTAAAGGAATGCGGCGTGCATGGCTTCCCGCACCGGCTCGTTTCCACGGAAGGAGAATGAGACGTTGCTGATGCCTCCCGACACTTTTGCGTGCGGGAGGCTCTCCTTGATCCAGCGAACGCTTTCGATGAAGTCGAGGGCGTAGGTGTCGTGTTCTTCGATGCCGGTGGCGACGGTGAGTACGTTGGGGTCGAAAATGATGTCTTCGGGAGGGAAACCGACCTCCTCGGTGAGGATGCGGTAGGCACGCCCGCAGATCTCTTTCCTGCGTTCCAGGCTGTCGGCCTGACCTGCTTCGTCGAAGGCCATGACCACGGTTGCCGCACCGTATTCAAGGATCTTCGCGGCTCTTTGGCGGAAGGGTTCTTCGCCCTCCTTGAGGCTGATGGAGTTGACGATGCTCTTGCCCTGGACGCACTGAAGCCCTTTTTCGATGACCGACCACTTCGAGCTGTCGATCATGACGGGGACCTTGGCGATTTCAGGTTCCGAGGCGATGAGGTTCAGGAACTCCTGCATCACCTTCTCACTGTCAAGCATTCCTTCGTCGACATTGACGTCAATCACCTGTGCGCCGCTTTCAACCTGCTGGCGGGCGATGGAGAGGGCTTCGTCGTAATTGCCCTCACGGATAAGGCGGGCGAACTTTTTCGAGCCGGTGACGTTGGTCCGCTCGCCGACATTGATGAACCCGGTGGTGGAGTTGACCCGGAGTGGTTCAAGGCCGGAGAGCTGGAGCTCATGCGACGCCGTCGGCCGTTTTCTCGGCTGGAGTGCCACTACGGCATCGGCGATGGCCTTGATGTGGCCGGGCGTGGTGCCGCAGCAGCCGCCGACAATGTTGACGAACCCTGATTCAGCAAAGCCGGCAATCTGGTCCGCCATATATTCGGGGGAGTCGTCGTATTCGCCGAACTCGTTCGGCAAACCGGCGTTCGGGTATACGCTGACGAAGCTTTCAGCAACGGTGGAGATCGCCTCGATGAACGGGCGCATCTGTTTGGAGCCGAGCGCACAGTTCAGGCCGACCGAGAGCAAATCCGGCATATGGGCGATCGAGATCCAGAAGGCTTCGGTGGTCTGGCCGGAAAGAGTGCGGCCGCTCTGGTCGACGACGGTTCCGGAGACCATGACGGGGACGCGCTTATTGGTCCGGGTGAAGAATTCTTCTATGGCAAAAAGAGCTGCCTTGCAGTTGAGGGTATCGAAGACGGTTTCGACGAGCAGCACATCCACGCCACCCTCCATCAGCCCTTCGAGCTGCAGGAGGTAGTTGTCCACCACATCGCGGAAGCTTACCGCCCGGTAGCCGGGGTTGTTGACATCGGGAGAGAGCGAAAGGGTCTTGTTTGTCGGGCCGATTGATCCAGCAACGAACCGGGGCTTTGCGGGGTCTTTTGCGGTGTAACTGTCGGCGGCTTTCCGTGCGAGTCTTGATGCTTCGAGGTTGAGTTCCTTGATGAGATCTTCGGTTCCGTAGTCGCCCTGAGAAATAGGATTGGCGTTGAACGTGTTGGTTTCAATGATGTCGGAACCCGCTTCGAGGAAGTCGCAGTGGATCTGGTATATGATGTCGGGACGGGTCAGCACCAGGATGTCGTTGTTGCCGAGGAGCGGGTGGGTGTGACTCTTGAAGCGTTCGCCCCGGTAGTCGTTCTCGGTTAGTTTGTGGCGCTGGATCATGGTGCCCATGGCGCCGTCGAGGACGAGGATGCGCTCTCTGAGGAGCTCTCTGAGTGTTGCCTTCATGCTGTGTGCTGGATCCGGTTTTAAAAAGGGGAATATACGGATAAGTCGGCAATTCCCTGCGCCTGCCTGTGGACTGTGGAGGGTTTTAATGGTATATTGACGGTGGCGGTAACCTCAAGCAACCTGCAAACATGCAACGCCCCATGCGTATACTCACATTCAAGGCCATTGTGCCGATGCTTTTCATCCTGCAGCTGGTGCTGCCTTCTTCCGCCCGGGCGGCACTGCCCCTCGGCGGGTTCAGCTTTGAGGCGGGGCCTCATATGTCCTGGTTTTCTTATGATGAGCCCGGAGTCATGGAAGAGTCCGGACTGCTGTACGGCGTTTCAGGGGCCTGCTCGTACCGGGCCGACAATCTGCCGGCAGGCATAGACATGCTTCGCCTTGAGGCGATGATTGCCAGAGGTGAGGTGGACTACTCCTCTTCTGGTTCGGGGGATTTGAGTGGAATCGATGAGCGGATGTATGAGATCAGGCTGCTTGCCTCCCGGGATATTTTCAAAGGGCTGCGTTCAACCCTGTCCTGGTACACCGGCATCGCCTACCGCAGGCTGGATGACAGCAGCGGAGGGATGGTCACCACGACACAGTACTGCGGCTACGACCGCCACAGCAACTACTGGTACAGCCCCATCGGCATGGAACTGGTTGCCAGACAGGGCGCCGGCTGGTCGATCGGCGGCACGCTTGAGTATGATGCCTTCTGGGGCGGGACGCAGGTGAGCGACTTGACCGATGCCAACAACGCTTCCTATACGTACTCCGATGATCTTGAAAACAGCCAGTCGAGCGGGTACGGTTGGCGCGCGGCACTGATGTTCCGTCAGGAGGTCGGCTTCGGCGCCATGTCGTTCGGTCCGTATTTTCGGTACTGGAACATCGACCGCTCCGACGTTGATACCATTGTCATCACCGAGAACGGCGTCCAACGGGTCACAGGGTTCGTGGAGCCCGACAACAATTCTTCCGAGTACGGGATGGCGGTCTCTATCAGCTTTTAGCCGTCGTCCGCTTCTCGATCCATGAGCGTATGGCGGCGACCCCTTCACCCGATATCTGGTGTGCCACCGGGTATTCGTGGTAGCTGATGTCGTCGACCCGGTCTTTGAGCCAGTGCTCGGATGCACGTCCTTTTTCGATAGGCAGCACGTCGTCATAGATGCCGTGCATCACAAGAAAGGGCAGTGCTCTCAGCCCCTCCGGGCCGCCGCCTTCCGGCATGCTTGATTCCGGAAGCTGCCCCGAGAGGGCGATCACTCCGTGCAGCAGGTCGGGCCGGGTGAAGGCTGTCAAGTAGCTCATCACCGCTCCCTGGCTGAACCCCATCAAAAACACCTTTCCTCCAGCCGGACTGAACGTCTCGATCAGCTCCCCGGTGAATGCAATGAACCGGTCCAGCGCGAGCGCTGCGGCTGCGTAGTCCACCGTGATGCCGGTCGGCGTGAACTCAATCGGGAACCAGCCGAACATTTCCATGTCGAGCATCACCGGCGCCCTCGGGCTGACATAGCGGCACGTTGCCGGGAGATCCGGGGCAAGCTGGATAAGGTCTTTTTCGTTGCTGCCGTAGCCGTGCAGCATGATGACGAGAGGGGCTGGTTCAGGGCCTCTGGGGTCAAGTTCGAGGGTGGTGAGTGAACGGTGCTGTCGCTTGAGCATGGCGATTGAAGGTCGTGTTGCGGTTATGGGTGTGGTTCCATGGGCAGGGCGCCCTCTATGATGCCGCCGCCGAGCACTTCCTCGCCGCGGTAGAAGACGGCTGCCTGACCGGGGGTGAGGGCGCTTTTTGGTTCCTTGAACATTATTCTGGCTGTGACTCCGGTCGGGCCGGGCCCCAGTGGAATGATGGTGCAGGGGGAGGCGTGGTCCCGGTATCTTATCTTTGCTGTGGCTTCCATCGGGGCAAAGGGCGGATCGATCCCTATCCAGTTGAGGTGAGAAACTTCGACCGACGTTGAAAAGAGTGCGCTTTTCGGACCGGTGTGGACGAGGTTGCCGATGGGGTCGATGGCCGTCACGTAAAGCGGCTCCCCGGTCGCTGTGCCGAGCCCCCTCCGCTGGCCGATGGTGTAGAACGGGTAGCCTTTGTGGTGGCCGATGACCTGCCCGGAAGGATCGAGGATTTCCCCGCCCTCAACCCGCCGGTGGAGTCCGGGCACGGCGCTTTCCAGATAGCTGCCGTAGTCGTCGTCAGGCACGAAGCAGATCTCCTGGCTCTCTTTTTTTTCTGCAGCGGTGAGGCCGAAGGAACGGGCCAGATCGCGGACTTCAGGCTTCGTAAGGCCTCCGAGCGGCAGGATTGTCCGTGAAAGCTCTTCCTGTGCGAGCATCCAGAGGAAGTAGCTCTGGTCTTTCTTCCGGTCAAGGCCGGCAAAGAGCCTGTGACGGCCATCGATGAACGCGGTGCGGGCGTAATGGCCTGTGGCGACCATGTCCGCACCGAGCTGGGCGGCTCCTTCCAGAAGGCCTCTCCACTTGATGGTTTTGTTGCAGACCATGCAGGGGTTCGGGGTCCTTGCTGCAAGGTACTCCTCCTTGAAATAATCCATCACTTCGTTCCGGAATCTGGCCGCGAGGTTGAGGGTAAAGACGGGGATATGGAACTCCTCCCTGCTGGAGATCGTCATCGGCGATGGTTCGAGAACAGTTGATCCGTCACCTTCCTGCAGCACCTTGAGGTGCAGCCCCAGGACCTCATATCCCTCACGGACGAGCATGCAGGCCGCGACCGAGGAGTCCACGCCACCGGAGAGGCCGACAATGACTTTTTTCTTCTTTCGTTCCATAGCTTCAGCTGATTTTGTAGCCGGGCCCGCCACCGCCTTCGGGAGGTGTCCAGGTGATTATCCCGTATGGGTCCGCTGCTTCGCAGGTCTTGCAGTGCAGGCAGTTGGATGCGTTGATCCGTAGTGCGCCTCCCCCATCGGTGAGCTCATAGACGCCGGCGGGACAGAACCGGGTGCAGGGGTTGCCGTACTCGCGGCGGCAGCGATCGAGGCAGATGGCAGCCATGTCTTCGGAGGATATCCTGAGGTGGCATGGCTGGTTTTCCTCGTGCACGGTACCTGAACGGTAGATGGCATCGGCTTTGGTGAAGGTGAGTGTACCGTCTGGACGGTGCGCCTGCTCCGCCTTCTCGAGGGCGGCCATCTCTTTCCTCGATTCCAGCGCGGGATCGGATGTTTTTGTTGTGCTTTCAGCCTTGCCTGCAGCAAGCCCCGCTCCGGGGAATTTCAGACTGATGCCGGTCTGCAGGAGGCCGTGGTAGATGCCTCGATCGAAGGCCTGGCGGTAGCTGCGGGCAAGAGCGAGTTCGTCGTGGGCCCAGGATGTGCGGAACTGCTTCTCGTATCCGGCGAGTCGACCGGCCGAAAAGTCGTCCTGGCAGAGTGCTTCAAAGAGGGTTTCTGCTGCCAGCATGCCGGACTTCATGGCGAGGTGGATCCCCTTCAGGCGTCGCATGTCGAGCATGCCGGCAGATTCGCCGACGAGGAGAAACCCCTCTCCGGATATCCTGCCCATGGCATCGTACCCGCCGGAGGTGATGGTCCTCGCCCCCGCCTCCAGGATGGTGCCTCCCTCCAGGAGGCTCCGGACAAACGGGTGCTCCTTGAACCGCTGCAGGTTCAGGTGGGGATCGGCGGCCGGGGCATGCCGTTCGACAGAGGTGACGAACCCGACCGAAAGTTCAGTATCGGAGAGGGCATAGATCCATCCGCCGCCGTAACGGCTGGACGGAAGGGGGTAGCCGAAGGTGTGACGCACCGTTCCCGCGCTTATTCTGCCGGAAGGGATCCGCCAGCACTCCTTCATTCCGGTCTCCTGGTTGCGGGCGGCACCCGGCGGGTGGAGGTTGAATATCCGGTCCAGTTCTGCCGTGAGAGATCCGCCGGCACCTTCGCCGATCACCGTTGCCCGGGCTTTGAGGACAAGGCCCGGCTCGTATGCGGGTCCGGGGGTTCCATTCTTATCGACACCCTTGTCGTCCGTCAACACCCCTATAAGGCGCCCATCTTCAACCACGGTGCCGACTGCCGCCGTGCCCTCAAACAGGTCGATGCCCTCTTTCTCCGCCAGTTCGGCCATCCACGCCCCGACACGGGAAAGCGAGCAGAGGGTGTTGCCCCGGTTGCTGAACGCCTCGGGGATGCTCGGGAACCTTAGTTTCCGGTTTTTCGTGAGGTACCAGATGCCCTCTTCGGAAACGGCCGGCCCCGAAGGGAAGCCGCGTTCCAGGTAATCCGGCATGAACTCCCTGAGCGCCCTTGGGTCGAGGATAGCTCCTGACAGGAGGTGAGCTCCCGGGTAACGCCCCTTGTCGATGACGGCAATCGATGGCTCGAGCGGGTCAGGAGCCATTGCATTGTGATGTCGGAGCAGGCGGCGAAGGTGGATTGCCGCAGTAAGGTTTGCCGGCCCGGCGCCGATGAAAAGGATGTCGAATTCGACTGTTTCAGGTTCGGTGTTCACGGGCGGAAGGGTTATGGAAGAGACTCAGAGGAGGATGCCTCCGAGGAGCAGCGATGCCACGCTGAAGTAGATGACGATGCCGGTCACGTCGACCAGAGTGGCGACGAACGGCGCAGAGGAGGTCGCCGGGTCGAGACCCCAGTGCTGCAGGAGCAGCGGAAGCATGGAGCCTGCAAGCGTGCCGAAGAGGACGATGCCGACGAGCGAGATGCCGACGGTAAGCGACATGTATACCCACTGCATGGTCAGCTGGCCGAAGACCATGGCCCATACGATGACCCGGAACACTCCGATGAGGCCGAGCAGGCCTCCGAGCGCCATGCCGGAAATGATTTCGCGGCGCATCACGTTCCACCAGTCCCGGATGGTGATTTCGCCGAGCGCAAGGGAGCGGATGATCAGCGTTGCCGCCTGAGAGCCGGAGTTGCCGCCGCTGGAGATGATGAGCGGAATGAAGGTGGCAAGGACAATGGCTTTGGCCAGTTCCTCCTCGAAGAATGCCATTGCCGAAGCGGTAAGCATTTCACCGATGAAGAGGACGACGAGCCAGACCGCCCGCTTTTTGATGAGCTGCGGAATGGGCAGGTCGATGTAGGGCTCTTCGAGGGCTTCGATACCGCCGAACTTCTGGATGTCTTCGGTCTCCTCCTCTTCTGCGACGTCGAGCATGTCGTCGACCGTCACGATGCCGATAAGGTAGCCGTTCGAGTCGACGACCGGAAGGGCGACGGTATCGTACTTCTTGAAGGCGTCGAGTGCGTCCTTCTGGTCCTGGGTTGCCGTCAAGGTGACGATCTTGTCTTCGGAGACAATGTCGCGGATCTTTTTCTCCGGGCTCGAGAGCAGGAGTTCACGGGCCATCAGTTCGCCCTTGAGCTTGCCGTGGTCGTCGACGACGTAGATGACGTTGAGGGTTTCGCTCTCGTGGCCGTAGGTCCGGATGTATTCGAGGACCTGGTTGATGTTCCAGTCCTTCTTGACGGAGAGGTAGTCAGGCGACATGAGCCTGCCGACGCTGTCTTCGGCGTAGGCAAGCAGGGTCTTTGCGATCTTGAACTCTTTGAAGGAGAGCAGGCGGAGCAGCTCCTGCGTCACGTTGCCGGGCAGTTCCTCGAGCAGTGCCGTACGGTCATCGGCCGACATGCTGTTGAGGATGTGGGTTACATCCTTCTGGGTGAGGGCTTCGAGGAGGTTCTGCTGGGAGTCGAGATCGAGGTATTCGAATGTCTCGGTGGCAACGTCCTTTGGGAGCAGGCGGAAGAGTATGGCCTGTTCGTTTTCGGGCAGGTCGCTGATGAGCTCGGCAAGATCGACCGGCAGCCAGTCATTGAATATCCGCTGCAGGGCGCTGAAGTTTCTGCGCTC encodes the following:
- a CDS encoding SRPBCC family protein produces the protein MSFTVEITVQREFRTASSPEDVFRLLADVPRSASYFPQVLQLVDLGDNAYRWEMEKIGVGDYTLQQTIYASRYTSDPATLSVSWTPVEGVGNALVEGHWTLASTGGGTAVALYSKGLLTVELPGFLQFLLSPLVTMEFEGLIDRYIRNLSAALGPE
- the metH gene encoding methionine synthase produces the protein MKATLRELLRERILVLDGAMGTMIQRHKLTENDYRGERFKSHTHPLLGNNDILVLTRPDIIYQIHCDFLEAGSDIIETNTFNANPISQGDYGTEDLIKELNLEASRLARKAADSYTAKDPAKPRFVAGSIGPTNKTLSLSPDVNNPGYRAVSFRDVVDNYLLQLEGLMEGGVDVLLVETVFDTLNCKAALFAIEEFFTRTNKRVPVMVSGTVVDQSGRTLSGQTTEAFWISIAHMPDLLSVGLNCALGSKQMRPFIEAISTVAESFVSVYPNAGLPNEFGEYDDSPEYMADQIAGFAESGFVNIVGGCCGTTPGHIKAIADAVVALQPRKRPTASHELQLSGLEPLRVNSTTGFINVGERTNVTGSKKFARLIREGNYDEALSIARQQVESGAQVIDVNVDEGMLDSEKVMQEFLNLIASEPEIAKVPVMIDSSKWSVIEKGLQCVQGKSIVNSISLKEGEEPFRQRAAKILEYGAATVVMAFDEAGQADSLERRKEICGRAYRILTEEVGFPPEDIIFDPNVLTVATGIEEHDTYALDFIESVRWIKESLPHAKVSGGISNVSFSFRGNEPVREAMHAAFLYHAIQAGLDMGIVNAGQLAIYEDIDPELLVRVEDVLLNRRSDATERLVSFAETIRDGGEKTEAKAAEWRSLPVVERLRHALIKGIVEYIDEDTEEARKLYPSPLQVIEGPLMDGMNAIGDLFAEGKMFLPQVVKSARVMKRSVAWLIPFIEEEKARNKDTKAAAKILLATVKGDVHDIGKNIVSVVLSCNNYEVIDIGVMMPCEKILEAAVREKADIIGLSGLITPSLDEMVHVAKEMERLGMKIPLILGGATTSKIHTAVKIAPVYSGPVVQVLDASRSVPVAGSLLNPQLKEGYVAKLKDEQEAMRLGHAERSAAKRFVSVEEARRNRLRPDWNATLPPLPKKPGTTVLDNVTAGALRPYIDWTPFFQTWELHGRYPEILSDPKVGAEATKLLGDANAMLDLIEKEKLLGIRGVAGLFPAASAGDDIEVYTDETHTAVLATIHTLRQQQEKPAGEPNLALADFLAPKESGLKDHIGGFAVTTGLGIKPILERYRGMHDDYSAILLQALADRLAEAFAEMLHEKVRRELWGYAPAEILGSEALIGEDYQGIRPAPGYPACPDHTEKAGLFTLLNAEANTGITLTETYAMDPAASVSGFYFANPEARYFVLGKVQKDQVEDYAGRKGFSLQDAEKWLAPNLSY
- a CDS encoding alpha/beta hydrolase → MLKRQHRSLTTLELDPRGPEPAPLVIMLHGYGSNEKDLIQLAPDLPATCRYVSPRAPVMLDMEMFGWFPIEFTPTGITVDYAAAALALDRFIAFTGELIETFSPAGGKVFLMGFSQGAVMSYLTAFTRPDLLHGVIALSGQLPESSMPEGGGPEGLRALPFLVMHGIYDDVLPIEKGRASEHWLKDRVDDISYHEYPVAHQISGEGVAAIRSWIEKRTTAKS
- the mnmA gene encoding tRNA 2-thiouridine(34) synthase MnmA, which translates into the protein MERKKKKVIVGLSGGVDSSVAACMLVREGYEVLGLHLKVLQEGDGSTVLEPSPMTISSREEFHIPVFTLNLAARFRNEVMDYFKEEYLAARTPNPCMVCNKTIKWRGLLEGAAQLGADMVATGHYARTAFIDGRHRLFAGLDRKKDQSYFLWMLAQEELSRTILPLGGLTKPEVRDLARSFGLTAAEKKESQEICFVPDDDYGSYLESAVPGLHRRVEGGEILDPSGQVIGHHKGYPFYTIGQRRGLGTATGEPLYVTAIDPIGNLVHTGPKSALFSTSVEVSHLNWIGIDPPFAPMEATAKIRYRDHASPCTIIPLGPGPTGVTARIMFKEPKSALTPGQAAVFYRGEEVLGGGIIEGALPMEPHP
- a CDS encoding electron transfer flavoprotein-ubiquinone oxidoreductase, which encodes MNTEPETVEFDILFIGAGPANLTAAIHLRRLLRHHNAMAPDPLEPSIAVIDKGRYPGAHLLSGAILDPRALREFMPDYLERGFPSGPAVSEEGIWYLTKNRKLRFPSIPEAFSNRGNTLCSLSRVGAWMAELAEKEGIDLFEGTAAVGTVVEDGRLIGVLTDDKGVDKNGTPGPAYEPGLVLKARATVIGEGAGGSLTAELDRIFNLHPPGAARNQETGMKECWRIPSGRISAGTVRHTFGYPLPSSRYGGGWIYALSDTELSVGFVTSVERHAPAADPHLNLQRFKEHPFVRSLLEGGTILEAGARTITSGGYDAMGRISGEGFLLVGESAGMLDMRRLKGIHLAMKSGMLAAETLFEALCQDDFSAGRLAGYEKQFRTSWAHDELALARSYRQAFDRGIYHGLLQTGISLKFPGAGLAAGKAESTTKTSDPALESRKEMAALEKAEQAHRPDGTLTFTKADAIYRSGTVHEENQPCHLRISSEDMAAICLDRCRREYGNPCTRFCPAGVYELTDGGGALRINASNCLHCKTCEAADPYGIITWTPPEGGGGPGYKIS
- the mgtE gene encoding magnesium transporter encodes the protein MLGTPLLPEIRELIERRNFSALQRIFNDWLPVDLAELISDLPENEQAILFRLLPKDVATETFEYLDLDSQQNLLEALTQKDVTHILNSMSADDRTALLEELPGNVTQELLRLLSFKEFKIAKTLLAYAEDSVGRLMSPDYLSVKKDWNINQVLEYIRTYGHESETLNVIYVVDDHGKLKGELMARELLLSSPEKKIRDIVSEDKIVTLTATQDQKDALDAFKKYDTVALPVVDSNGYLIGIVTVDDMLDVAEEEETEDIQKFGGIEALEEPYIDLPIPQLIKKRAVWLVVLFIGEMLTASAMAFFEEELAKAIVLATFIPLIISSGGNSGSQAATLIIRSLALGEITIRDWWNVMRREIISGMALGGLLGLIGVFRVIVWAMVFGQLTMQWVYMSLTVGISLVGIVLFGTLAGSMLPLLLQHWGLDPATSSAPFVATLVDVTGIVIYFSVASLLLGGILL